Within Bremerella sp. JC817, the genomic segment CGGCGATCGCTCGCGCCACCAGCGGTTCATCTTCCAGCAACCGCTGACGAAACTCGATGAAACCAGCGAAATCGCGACCATCTGGCATCTCGGAAGCGGAATCGACATCGGGACCTTTGCGGAACGACTTGTTGCCTGGGATCTTCTCCCCTTCGCCAATCGAGCGATAAAAATCACGATGGCCACCAATGGCGTCGAATTCTTCCAGGGCGAACCCTGGCGGATCGATTCGCTTGTGGCAACTGGCGCACGCCGCAATGCTTCGATGCTTATCGAGCTGTTCACGGATGGTCGTCGCTCCACGGATGTCTGGTTCGACGGCGGGGACGCCAGGTGGCGGCGGAGGCGAAGGCCGACCGAGCAAGTTATCGAGCACCCACACGCCACGAATAACCGGAGAGGTTGTCGTTCCGTTGGCCGTTACTTTCAGGACGCTCGCCTGGGTCAGCACGCCACCTCGAATCGAATCGGCAGGGAGTTGGACGCGCTGAAAGCTCTCGTGCCCTTCGACCGGTGGCAGCCCGTAGTGATCGGCCAGCCGCTGATTCAGATAGGTCCAATCGGAATCGACGAAGGTCATCACGCTCTTGTCTTCGCGCAAGACATGCTCGAAGAAATGACGCGTTTCACCCAACATCGCTTCCAGCAGCAGCGGATCGTACTCTGGGTAAAGCTTCATGTCGGGCGTGTTGAACTCAATATTACGCAGGTCGAGCCACTGTCCGGTGAAGTCGTTCACGAAGTTCTCGATCTTCGGGTCGGCGATCATCCGTTCGACTTGGGCACTGCGAACCGCTGGATCGCGAAGCTTGCCGGCGGCTGCCAGGTCGAGAAGTACCTGATCGGGCATCGTCGACCACAAAAAGTACGACATCCGGGAAGCGATCGCGTAGTCATCCACCGCAGGCTCGCGGTTGATCAGCAGAAACTGCGGGGCACAAAGGATCGCCGTGATTCCGGTTCGTACGGCCTGTTCGAAGGTGCGCCCGCTTTCCAGACGATTAACCGCCAGATCGATAAACGGCTGCATCTCGGCTTCCGAGGCTGGTCGACGGAACGCGCGTGGAATGAATTCACGAAGAACTCGCTCCAGGTCCTCTTTGGGCTGAGTCGATTCAACGACGTGATTCTTCACATTCTTTCGGTGCCGCATCCATACCGGCCATTCTTCTTTCATGAAGATCGACTCAGCATCGCCGAACAGGCGAACGGTCGATTCAGAAGGAAAATCCTGATCGATCGGTCCGTAGGTCTCGACCCAAGCAATCCCAACGCCGGGACGCTGTTCGTGCTTGTCGCGCCAGATGACATGTTCTGGCCAAATTCGCGGGACAATATGGATTGTGTCGCCTGCCTTCATCCGGCGAGTGAACTCGACGACGCGTGGCTTCTCAGGGGTGCCTGCGGCATCAAACACGCCGACAAAGTCTTGCGTGTCAGGGCCAAACAATGCACCGACATAGAGTGCAACCGAGATCGTGCGGGCATTAGGTTCATGCGGCCAGATTGCTACGCGGCAGCGATAGATACCATCTTCGATCGGATGGGCCGAGTCGATTCGAGCCGGCGGCCAGCCAGGGGTAAACTTCACCAGCGAGCCATCGACTTCGATGACGCCCCCTTTCTTTTTGTCGACCGAATCGATGTTCTCTTTGATCTGCATCAGCTCGGCCCGACGCGTTTCCGGTGGCAATGGTTTAATGCGTCGAATAGCCGAATCGAAGGCAACGTTAGCGGCTTTCAGATATTCTTCCATCAGGACCGAAGAGAAGCTGAGGCCATCGGCCCCTTTGTCGAACCCTTGAACGCTACCATCTTCTGGCAGAAGATCGACCAGCGGTTCGTCGATTCCTAGCAGATCATGGATTGTGTTTTCGTATTCCTGCCGATTCATTCGCCGCAGCGAGATCGGTCTTTGTACCGAACTCGAAACGGTCTGCACGATCTGACCGATGATCTGCTTCTTTTCCTCTGCCGAGGGCTGGTCCTGATAGTCGGGTGGCATTTCGCCCCGTTCAATTGCATTGACGACCCGTGACCACACATGGGCGTTATCGAGTTGCGGCGAAGGGAACGCCAGATTGTCGAGACGGATGCCTGCTTCCTGGGTATCGGCTCCGTGGCATTCGATGCAATGCGTACGGAACATGGCCCGAACTTCGGCATTTTCCGCCGCGATTGCCGAAGTATCACAGAAGGCAAGGGTGAGGTAACCGACCAGACAAGATGAGAGAAGAAAGACTGTTTTCATACCGCAAGTATAGCAAAGAAACGGAAAATTCTCGCAAGATTTGAACAACAGATACGGATGCGTCCCAAGCATATGAGCGCATCGGCCAGTTGGTTACATCAGAATCAAGGGAGATTTCACGTTTTAAGAACGTGCGGTTTTCAAATGATATCGCGAGGATTGCCTAGCATTCGCTGATATTAACCGCCAAACCGCCGCGAGAAGTTTCTTTGTATCGCGACGACATATCAGCTCCGGTCCGCTTCATGACACGAATGACACGGTCGAGCGAGACAAAGTGGCTTCCGTCTCCGCGAAGCGCCAAACGGCAGGCATTGATCGCCTTGACCGCCCCCATCGCGTTGCGTTCGATGCAGGGAACCTGAACCAGGCCTTTGATCGGATCGCAGGTCAGGCCCAAGTTGTGTTCCATACCGATCTCGGCCGCTTCTTCGACCTGGCGAGGCGATCCGCCGCGAACTTCAGTCAACGCTCCGGCAGCCATGCTGCAGGCCACGCCCACTTCTCCCTGGCAGCCAACTTCAGCTCCTGAGATCGACGCGTTCTTCTTATACAGGGCACCGATCGCCGATGCCGTCAGCAGAAACTGCTGGATCTTCTCTGGTGAAGACTCGGGGCAGAAACGATCGAAGTAGCAAAGCACCGCCGGAATGATCCCGGCGGCACCGTTGGTCGGCGCCGTCACGACCCGGCCGCCAGCCGCGTTCTCTTCGTTAACGGCAATGGCGTAAAGGTCGACCCAATCCAAAATGTTGAGCGGATCGCGCATGTTGGCTTCCGGGCGACCGGTCAGCGTTTGATAGAGCGAAGGGGCTCGACGGCGTACATTCAGCCCGCCCGGCAAGATCCCTTCGTTGCGGCAGCCACGTTCGACGCAGCTCTGCATCGTCTCCCAGATTTTCATCAGGCCGTCGCGAATCTCGTCTTCGCTACGGAACGCCTTTTCGTTCTCCAAAGCGATATGACTGATCCCGCAGGCATGTGTTTCAGCCAGTTTCAACAGCTCGGCAGCCGAGTTAAACGGATAGGGCACCGCCGACATCGGATGCTTGATCCCCTCTCCTTCGGCTCCTTCACGAATAACAAAGCCGCCACCTATCGAGAAATACGTTTCGCTCGCCAGCGGCTCGTTGCTCTCGCGCGAAGCGAATGCTCGGAAGCGGAGTGCGTTGGGATGTCCTTCCAGGAATGTCTTGCGGTGGAAGAGGAGGTCTTCTTTCTCGACGTAGGAAATCGTACGCTCGCCAGCGAGCAACAATTGATTTTGCCCGCGGATGACTTCCAGTTTGGCAGCGACTGTCTCGGGATCGATCTGATCGGGAACTTCCCCTTGCAGCCCCATCAAGATGGCAATATCGGTCGCGTGTCCGATACCGGTCAGGGCCAACGAACCGTAAAGGTCGACTTCAACCCGCTGCACGGCATCTAGCGTGCCAGCAGCACGGAGCGTCGCCAGAAACATCTCGGCGGCCCGCATTGGACCGACGCTATGCGAACTGGACGGACCGATACCGATCTTGAAGAGGTCGAAAACCCCAACAAAGGCTTGCTCGGCAAGGGGGGCCGAAGTTGGTTCGGGGCTGACGACTTTTGAAGACACGGCTGAATCCCTGGAGAATGCAAAACGACACGCCTCCATGGAATTGTGGTCAAACGCGCAGAGTTCGTGAAGGGGAAACGTTCGCCGATTTGCCTGACTTTCTCAGAGAATGCCAGGAAATCGCACGCTTATCCCTTTACTGGATGTCACCAGACACCAAGGCGTTAAGAAAGAATGTCTTGCACGACGTGCCCATGTACGTCGGTCAGCCGGAAATATCGTCCCTGGAATCGATAGGTCAGCCGTTCGTGATCGATGCCCAGCAGGTGTAGCATTGTGGCATGCAAATCGTGAACATGAACCGGGTTCTCGACCACGTTGTAGCAAACGTCGTCCGTCTTGCCGTACGTTACGCCACGTTTGATACCAGCCCCGGTCATCCATAACGAGAAACATCGCGGATGATGGTCGCGACCGTAGGTATCTGCGTTGAGCGTTCCTTGACAGTACGAAGTTCGCCCGAACTCGCCTCCCCAGACGACCAACGTATCTTCCAACAGGCCGCGTTGCTTCAGGTCGTTCACTAATGCTGCCGTTGGCTGATCGGTGTCCTGGCACTGACCGGGCAACTGACGCTGCAGCGTGAAGTGCTGGTCCCAGCCCATATGGAAGAGCTGCACGAAGCGGACGTCACGTTCCGCCAATCGTCGGGCCAGCAGGCAGTTGTACGCGTAAGTCCCTCGCTTCATCACGTTCGGGCCATAGGCATCCAGCACATGCTGCGGTTCGTCCGAAAAGTCGGTCAACTCTGGGACCGACGTCTGCATACGATAGGCCAGCTCGTATTGCTGGATCCGGGT encodes:
- a CDS encoding L-serine ammonia-lyase, coding for MSSKVVSPEPTSAPLAEQAFVGVFDLFKIGIGPSSSHSVGPMRAAEMFLATLRAAGTLDAVQRVEVDLYGSLALTGIGHATDIAILMGLQGEVPDQIDPETVAAKLEVIRGQNQLLLAGERTISYVEKEDLLFHRKTFLEGHPNALRFRAFASRESNEPLASETYFSIGGGFVIREGAEGEGIKHPMSAVPYPFNSAAELLKLAETHACGISHIALENEKAFRSEDEIRDGLMKIWETMQSCVERGCRNEGILPGGLNVRRRAPSLYQTLTGRPEANMRDPLNILDWVDLYAIAVNEENAAGGRVVTAPTNGAAGIIPAVLCYFDRFCPESSPEKIQQFLLTASAIGALYKKNASISGAEVGCQGEVGVACSMAAGALTEVRGGSPRQVEEAAEIGMEHNLGLTCDPIKGLVQVPCIERNAMGAVKAINACRLALRGDGSHFVSLDRVIRVMKRTGADMSSRYKETSRGGLAVNISEC
- a CDS encoding DUF1592 domain-containing protein, whose product is MFRTHCIECHGADTQEAGIRLDNLAFPSPQLDNAHVWSRVVNAIERGEMPPDYQDQPSAEEKKQIIGQIVQTVSSSVQRPISLRRMNRQEYENTIHDLLGIDEPLVDLLPEDGSVQGFDKGADGLSFSSVLMEEYLKAANVAFDSAIRRIKPLPPETRRAELMQIKENIDSVDKKKGGVIEVDGSLVKFTPGWPPARIDSAHPIEDGIYRCRVAIWPHEPNARTISVALYVGALFGPDTQDFVGVFDAAGTPEKPRVVEFTRRMKAGDTIHIVPRIWPEHVIWRDKHEQRPGVGIAWVETYGPIDQDFPSESTVRLFGDAESIFMKEEWPVWMRHRKNVKNHVVESTQPKEDLERVLREFIPRAFRRPASEAEMQPFIDLAVNRLESGRTFEQAVRTGITAILCAPQFLLINREPAVDDYAIASRMSYFLWSTMPDQVLLDLAAAGKLRDPAVRSAQVERMIADPKIENFVNDFTGQWLDLRNIEFNTPDMKLYPEYDPLLLEAMLGETRHFFEHVLREDKSVMTFVDSDWTYLNQRLADHYGLPPVEGHESFQRVQLPADSIRGGVLTQASVLKVTANGTTTSPVIRGVWVLDNLLGRPSPPPPPGVPAVEPDIRGATTIREQLDKHRSIAACASCHKRIDPPGFALEEFDAIGGHRDFYRSIGEGEKIPGNKSFRKGPDVDSASEMPDGRDFAGFIEFRQRLLEDEPLVARAIAEKLLVYATGRRIGLAQREAVDQIVATTDANDHGLKSMIHAVVESELFLTP